The following coding sequences lie in one Monomorium pharaonis isolate MP-MQ-018 chromosome 1, ASM1337386v2, whole genome shotgun sequence genomic window:
- the LOC105836441 gene encoding uncharacterized protein LOC105836441: MEFPKCILRFIYISLLVFRVPLITTVTTPLPPTIESTVVSTVTDLSTTEDEDKVEIPMVPLTEQVMDHNIRVSDVPDVDPEATNVPDSSLDTNRVIRDVAYFIRAHKFHDYDHRYYKSPEEAESRLYEEFPKPGLRSLHWEVRKHCEASFVECLKYLERTIRLTALRREDDTITVMREQKWNLVNNSEQILAAQRDCQIAQRRDNITAVPFQGPIERFQWRTTVSYYMCWYTMLGVPDLATFGEPCDNHANCLDEYGVHNKDPRADDTKPYACALYSFCPDHCCPMKYIRYMKDCYQSQRNPCYAENQPAHRKCTLNRNENRDFQALKTNQINVSCECHQRGYEWSSRFGLCVDVNECVRGTHNCTRNAGESCLNLPGRYVCVCQLGYIYNSKVGQCVYSQAINRVLKGYVKEPEPVKTRSLFTKIVQTITRSGSGYIRSDRISILFLCFIVSYKSICFLNLI; this comes from the exons atggaGTTCCCCAAATGTatattacgttttatttatatttctcttctcGTATTTCGTGTACCGCTAATAACGACCGTCACAACACCATTGCCTCCAACGATCGAATCTACCGTCGTGTCCACTGTCACCGATTTGAGTACGACGGAGGACGAGGACAAGGTGGAGATACCAATGGTGCCGCTGACCGAACAGGTTATGGACCACAACATACGAGTGAGCGACGTGCCCGACGTGGATCCGGAGGCGACGAACGTGCCGGATTCTAGCTTGGACACGAACCGGGTGATCCGCGACGTGGCGTATTTTATTCGCGCCCACAAGTTTCATGACTACGATCATCGGTATTACAAGAGCCCAGAGGAGGCTGAGAGCAGACTGTACGAAGAATTCCCGAAACCCGGTTTAAGATCGCTGCACTGGGAGGTGCGTAAGCATTGTGAGGCGAGTTTCGTCGAGTGTCTCAAGTATCTCGAAAGGACCATTAGGCTTACGGCCCTCAGGCGCGAGGACGACACTATCACGGTCATGAGGGAGCAAAAGTGGAACCTTGTGAACAATTCCGAACAGATTCTGGCCGCTCAAAGGGATTGTCAGATAGCCCAAAGGCGGGACAATATCACCGCAGTTCCGTTTCAGGGTCCAATCG AACGCTTCCAATGGCGCACCACCGTCAGCTATTATATGTGCTGGTACACGATGTTGGGTGTCCCGGACTTAGCTACCTTCGGCGAGCCCTGTGACAATCATGCCAACTGTCTTGATGAATACGGTGTTCATAACAAGGATCCACGGGCAGACGACACGAAACCGTACGCCTGCGCCCTGTACAGTTTCTGCCCTGACCATTGTTGTCCCATGAAGTACATCCGGTACATGAAAGACTGTTACCAGTCGCAGAGAAACCCTTGCTACGCTGAGAATCAACCAG CGCATCGAAAATGCACATTAAATCGGAATGAGAATCGCGACTTCCAGGCACTCAAGACGAATCAGATTAACGTGAGCTGCGAATGTCATCAACGCGGTTATGAGTGGTCTTCCAGATTCGGACTGTGCGTCGACGTAAACGAGTGCGTCCGAGGCACACACAATTGTACGCGGAATGCTGGTGAGAGTTGCCTAAATCTGCCCGGTCGTTACGTCTGCGTCTGCCAACTTGGCTACATCTATAATTCGAAAGTAGGACAATGCGTTTACAGCCAGGCTATCAATAGAGTGTTAAAGGGTTACGTGAAAGAACCGGAGCCCGTAAAAACAAGAAGTCTATTCACCAAGATCGTCCAAACCATTACCAGATCTGGAAGTGGCTATATACGTAGCGACAGAATTAGTATATTGTTCTTGTGTTTTATAGTGTCATATAAATCTATCTgctttcttaatttaatttag